A stretch of Clostridia bacterium DNA encodes these proteins:
- the ftsH gene encoding ATP-dependent zinc metalloprotease FtsH has translation MGKNTKNITFFLLLALLLFTMLRINMGSTPEVSELTYNEFSNLVESGQVEEVSLEVEDGSMVDITGTMDDGSNFILTAVQWDNMSEWLLENDVQITKSAIKEDPWWLGMIGYLLPIALLIGMLVFMSQQAQGGNKAMQFGKSKAKLQNEMTKKVTFKDVAGCDEVKEELEEIIEFLKSPEKFTKLGAKIPKGVLLFGAPGTGKTLLAKAVAGEADVPFFTISGSDFVEMFVGVGASRVRDLFEQAKKSSPCIIFIDEIDAVGRQRGAGLGGGHDEREQTLNQLLVEMDGFETNEGIIIIAATNRPDILDPALLRPGRFDRQVTVGAPDVRGREEILQVHSKGKPLAEGVDLSVLAKRTPGFTGADLANLMNEGALLTARKNGLRIGMEELESSIERIIAGPEKHSKIMSEKEKKLVAYHEAGHAVTSHYLPNTDPLHKVSIIPRGAAGGYTLLLPEEDRNYITKEQMFEQVCMLLGGRIAESLVLDDISTGASNDLERATGTIRSMITEYGMSEELGSMTFGNKADHQVFLGRDISRERNYSEEIAYNIDKEAKRWMDNCYKRTETILREHMDKLVLLADSLMERETIDAEEFILLMEKGELAESAIENKEVVEEAKEDKKDERALDLETGLNA, from the coding sequence ATGGGAAAAAATACTAAAAATATAACCTTCTTTCTACTGTTGGCCCTACTGCTGTTTACCATGCTGCGGATCAACATGGGAAGTACACCGGAGGTTAGTGAACTTACCTACAATGAGTTTAGCAATCTGGTTGAATCTGGACAGGTGGAAGAAGTATCTCTAGAAGTAGAAGATGGTTCGATGGTAGACATCACGGGTACTATGGATGATGGAAGCAATTTTATCCTCACTGCAGTACAGTGGGATAATATGTCGGAATGGCTTTTAGAGAATGATGTACAAATCACAAAGTCTGCCATTAAGGAAGACCCTTGGTGGTTAGGCATGATTGGCTATTTGTTGCCAATAGCACTTTTAATTGGGATGTTGGTGTTCATGTCACAACAAGCTCAAGGTGGTAATAAAGCGATGCAATTTGGCAAGAGTAAAGCGAAATTGCAAAATGAGATGACCAAAAAAGTCACCTTTAAGGATGTGGCTGGTTGTGATGAAGTCAAAGAAGAACTGGAAGAAATTATTGAATTTCTAAAGAGTCCGGAAAAATTCACAAAACTAGGGGCCAAAATCCCCAAAGGAGTATTGCTCTTCGGAGCGCCCGGTACCGGCAAGACGCTTCTTGCTAAAGCCGTGGCAGGAGAAGCAGATGTGCCCTTCTTTACCATTAGTGGTTCAGACTTTGTAGAGATGTTTGTAGGTGTAGGGGCATCTAGGGTACGTGATTTATTTGAACAGGCCAAGAAAAGTTCACCTTGTATCATCTTTATCGATGAGATTGATGCAGTGGGTAGACAACGTGGAGCAGGTTTAGGCGGCGGCCATGATGAGCGCGAACAGACATTGAACCAACTGTTGGTAGAGATGGATGGATTTGAAACCAACGAAGGCATCATCATTATCGCAGCAACCAATAGACCAGATATTCTTGACCCCGCACTACTCAGACCGGGTCGTTTTGACCGTCAAGTAACAGTCGGAGCACCTGATGTTAGAGGTAGAGAAGAAATTTTGCAGGTTCACTCCAAGGGAAAACCGTTAGCTGAAGGAGTAGATTTATCTGTTTTAGCTAAGAGAACGCCAGGATTTACGGGTGCAGATTTAGCCAACCTGATGAATGAGGGTGCCTTGCTCACGGCTAGAAAAAATGGACTGCGCATTGGTATGGAGGAACTTGAGTCTTCTATAGAGCGAATCATTGCTGGACCGGAAAAACATTCCAAAATAATGAGCGAAAAAGAGAAAAAGCTGGTGGCCTATCATGAAGCGGGCCATGCTGTTACGAGTCATTACTTGCCGAATACGGATCCACTACATAAGGTGTCAATCATTCCTCGGGGTGCGGCAGGCGGTTATACGCTATTGCTGCCAGAAGAGGATCGCAATTATATAACCAAGGAGCAAATGTTTGAACAGGTTTGTATGCTATTGGGAGGACGAATTGCGGAGTCCTTGGTGCTGGACGATATTTCTACTGGAGCTTCAAACGACTTAGAACGAGCAACGGGTACCATCCGTAGCATGATAACGGAATACGGCATGAGCGAAGAACTGGGTAGCATGACCTTTGGAAATAAAGCAGACCATCAGGTATTCTTGGGACGTGATATTTCTAGAGAACGAAATTACAGCGAAGAAATTGCTTATAATATCGATAAAGAAGCCAAACGCTGGATGGATAATTGCTACAAGCGGACGGAGACTATTTTAAGGGAACACATGGACAAGCTGGTGCTTTTGGCAGATAGTTTAATGGAACGTGAGACCATCGATGCAGAAGAGTTTATTTTGCTGATGGAAAAAGGAGAACTTGCTGAGTCTGCGATAGAAAACAAAGAAGTGGTAGAAGAGGCTAAGGAAGATAAAAAAGATGAAAGGGCGTTAGACTTGGAAACAGGATTAAATGCCTAG
- the ndk gene encoding nucleoside-diphosphate kinase, which yields MERTYVMLKPDAVERNLMGDILSRIEKKGYRISAMKMEVLTEEQARKHYAEHVDKPFFPSLLEFITSGRVVEIVVEGENAVMGMRKMLGATDPNEAEPGSIRGTYGFSKTTNLVHASDSPSSAKREIALYFNENEIF from the coding sequence ATGGAAAGAACTTATGTGATGCTTAAACCGGATGCGGTTGAGCGTAATCTGATGGGAGATATTCTGTCCAGAATTGAGAAGAAGGGGTACCGCATTTCTGCCATGAAAATGGAGGTGCTTACTGAAGAACAGGCCAGAAAGCATTATGCGGAACATGTAGACAAACCATTTTTCCCTAGCTTGTTGGAATTCATAACCTCAGGTAGAGTCGTCGAGATCGTTGTAGAAGGTGAAAATGCAGTGATGGGAATGAGAAAGATGTTGGGTGCAACAGATCCGAACGAAGCTGAACCAGGCAGTATCCGGGGAACCTACGGATTTAGCAAAACTACGAATTTGGTTCATGCATCGGACAGTCCTTCAAGTGCTAAAAGGGAAATTGCTTTGTATTTCAATGAAAATGAGATATTTTAG
- a CDS encoding formate--tetrahydrofolate ligase, whose protein sequence is MLTDIEIAQQAKMLPIVEIAKGLGLSDDDIELYGKYKAKISMETIKGLADREDGKLVLVTAINPTPAGEGKTTTSVGLTDGLRKLGKNAMVCLREPSLGPSFGVKGGAAGGGMAQVVPMDEINLHFTGDIHAITYAHNLLAAMVDNSLKQGNPLNMDPTRIVFRRVIDLSDRALRNIVIGLGGPAHGIPRQDGFDITVASEIMAILCLADDLMDMKKRFSEIIVGYTYDRKPITAGDLEAQGAMTLLMKDAIKPNLVQTLENTPAFIHGGPFANIAHGCNSVTATKTALKLSDIVVTEAGFGADLGAEKFFDLKCRFAGLKPDATVIVATVRALKMHGGVAKADLAEENLAALEAGFSNLEKHIENVGKFGVPAIVAVNKFPTDTDAEVELVIEKCQKAGVEVALSDVWAKGGEGGKELAEIVLKTIAEKPSNFKVLYDEKLPIVEKIETIAKEVYGASGVNVEAAAMRSIKQFTDMGYGELPICIAKTQYSLSDDAKKLGRPEGFTISIREVRLSAGAGFLVAISGNVMTMPGLPKRPAACNIDIDESGVITGLF, encoded by the coding sequence ATGCTTACAGATATTGAAATCGCCCAACAGGCGAAGATGTTGCCGATTGTTGAAATCGCAAAAGGCTTGGGATTGTCAGACGATGATATCGAGCTTTATGGTAAGTACAAAGCTAAGATTTCCATGGAAACCATTAAAGGTCTTGCAGACCGTGAAGATGGAAAATTGGTTCTAGTTACTGCTATCAATCCTACCCCAGCTGGTGAAGGAAAAACTACTACTTCAGTTGGCTTAACAGATGGCCTGAGAAAACTGGGCAAAAATGCAATGGTCTGCTTGAGAGAACCATCCTTAGGACCGAGCTTCGGTGTTAAAGGTGGAGCAGCAGGCGGTGGTATGGCACAAGTAGTCCCAATGGATGAAATCAACCTGCACTTTACAGGCGATATCCACGCCATTACGTATGCTCATAACCTATTGGCCGCAATGGTAGACAACAGCTTAAAGCAAGGCAATCCGCTGAATATGGATCCGACGAGAATTGTGTTCAGACGTGTTATTGACTTAAGTGACCGTGCTTTGAGAAATATTGTAATTGGCTTAGGCGGACCGGCACACGGAATACCTAGACAAGATGGATTCGATATTACTGTAGCCTCTGAAATCATGGCGATCCTTTGCTTGGCAGATGACTTGATGGATATGAAGAAGCGTTTTTCTGAAATCATCGTAGGTTACACTTATGACAGAAAACCGATTACTGCTGGAGATTTGGAAGCGCAAGGCGCGATGACACTTTTGATGAAAGATGCTATCAAACCAAACCTAGTACAAACATTGGAAAATACACCAGCCTTTATCCATGGTGGACCGTTTGCAAATATTGCACATGGTTGTAACTCAGTTACTGCAACTAAGACTGCTTTGAAACTGTCTGATATTGTTGTTACAGAAGCAGGCTTCGGTGCTGACTTGGGTGCTGAGAAGTTCTTTGATTTGAAATGCCGTTTTGCAGGCCTTAAGCCTGATGCGACTGTTATTGTTGCTACCGTACGTGCCTTGAAAATGCATGGTGGAGTAGCTAAGGCAGATTTGGCTGAAGAAAACCTAGCAGCTTTAGAAGCTGGTTTTTCAAACCTTGAAAAACACATTGAGAACGTAGGAAAATTTGGTGTACCTGCAATCGTTGCAGTCAACAAGTTCCCGACGGACACCGATGCTGAAGTTGAACTCGTGATTGAGAAGTGTCAAAAAGCAGGTGTTGAAGTTGCTTTGTCAGATGTTTGGGCAAAAGGTGGCGAAGGTGGTAAAGAATTAGCAGAGATTGTTCTGAAGACCATTGCTGAAAAACCGTCTAACTTCAAAGTGCTTTATGATGAAAAACTGCCAATCGTGGAAAAAATTGAAACCATCGCGAAAGAAGTATATGGCGCAAGTGGTGTAAATGTTGAAGCGGCTGCTATGAGAAGCATTAAGCAGTTCACCGATATGGGTTATGGCGAGCTACCAATTTGTATCGCTAAGACACAATACTCCTTGTCTGATGATGCTAAAAAATTGGGTAGACCGGAAGGGTTCACAATTAGTATTCGTGAAGTCAGACTGTCTGCTGGAGCAGGATTCTTAGTGGCTATTTCTGGCAATGTAATGACGATGCCTGGTTTGCCTAAGAGACCGGCAGCATGCAACATCGATATTGATGAGAGTGGTGTAATTACTGGTTTATTCTAA
- a CDS encoding LacI family DNA-binding transcriptional regulator yields the protein MATIKDIAERVGVSTCTVSRYINRKIVVKEETAKKIDEAIKELDYHKNYMAVSLKTRSSKIIALVIPSLKNVFFAEIADNIASRLEKKGYSMITFTTDNNYEKEMETCERLLEVGVAGVIFMTKPFDFQNDDHLERLRKHNIVTLMINRNFEPKNYPSVSTDFKDGVQRATRLLIEKGCKNIGLIVGAKNHPQSDIYREPFIEVMQDSGFSPDSYHVKTCHFSPKEMEKVTEELLDDGVDAIFGISDFITLSALKVIEKRGFKIPQDIMLIGSGNTQFSELVNISSLDSRTDLLGQKGAEMLLALLEGKETKTFILVKPDIVERASTN from the coding sequence ATGGCAACAATCAAGGATATTGCGGAGCGCGTTGGCGTCAGTACTTGCACAGTATCACGCTATATTAACCGCAAAATTGTAGTGAAAGAGGAGACGGCCAAAAAGATAGATGAAGCCATCAAGGAACTCGACTATCATAAGAATTATATGGCGGTCTCTCTTAAAACAAGGAGTAGCAAAATAATCGCGTTGGTGATTCCATCGCTGAAAAATGTTTTCTTTGCCGAGATTGCAGATAACATTGCATCGCGCTTGGAAAAAAAAGGCTATTCCATGATTACGTTCACGACAGACAATAATTATGAAAAAGAAATGGAAACCTGCGAGAGACTATTGGAAGTCGGTGTAGCTGGGGTTATCTTTATGACCAAGCCATTCGACTTTCAAAACGACGATCATCTCGAGCGGCTTCGAAAACATAACATCGTGACCCTGATGATCAATCGCAATTTTGAACCAAAGAATTATCCGAGTGTAAGCACGGATTTTAAAGATGGTGTTCAAAGGGCAACACGCTTGTTGATTGAAAAAGGATGCAAAAATATTGGCTTGATTGTAGGGGCCAAAAATCATCCTCAATCAGATATTTACCGAGAACCATTCATTGAAGTTATGCAAGATTCCGGATTTTCACCGGACTCCTATCACGTAAAAACTTGTCATTTTAGCCCAAAGGAAATGGAAAAGGTAACGGAGGAACTCTTGGATGATGGTGTAGATGCCATTTTCGGAATTTCGGACTTTATTACCTTGTCAGCTCTTAAGGTTATTGAGAAAAGGGGCTTCAAAATACCACAAGACATCATGTTGATCGGCTCTGGGAATACGCAATTTTCTGAGCTTGTTAATATTTCTTCTTTAGATTCTAGAACAGATTTGTTAGGTCAAAAGGGCGCTGAGATGCTCTTAGCATTGCTAGAGGGGAAAGAAACAAAGACTTTTATCCTAGTGAAACCAGATATTGTTGAGCGGGCATCAACGAATTGA
- a CDS encoding (2Fe-2S)-binding protein, with product MNTIELKINGRTYEAKVEKNYTLLYVLRELLDITGPKEGCGTGDCGACKVLIDGEAVNSCTTLAIKCEGKEIVTIEGIADGPNLHQIQKSFVEKGAVQCGFCTPGMVISAKALLDKNAKPTRDEIRAALQNNLCRCTGYVKIVEAIEDAAEKMGGENNE from the coding sequence ATGAATACAATCGAACTGAAAATTAATGGAAGAACCTATGAAGCCAAAGTGGAAAAGAATTATACCCTCCTGTATGTATTAAGAGAGTTATTAGATATTACAGGGCCTAAGGAAGGTTGTGGAACCGGAGATTGTGGAGCTTGCAAGGTGTTAATTGATGGCGAAGCAGTCAATTCCTGCACTACATTGGCAATCAAATGTGAAGGAAAAGAAATTGTGACGATTGAAGGCATAGCGGATGGTCCTAATTTGCATCAGATACAGAAATCTTTTGTCGAAAAGGGCGCAGTTCAATGTGGATTTTGTACCCCTGGTATGGTCATTTCAGCAAAAGCACTTTTGGATAAAAATGCTAAGCCAACTAGGGACGAGATTCGAGCTGCACTCCAAAATAATTTATGTCGTTGTACAGGATATGTGAAAATTGTAGAAGCGATTGAAGATGCTGCTGAGAAAATGGGAGGCGAAAACAATGAATAA